ATCATATTGTGTATCCATCCGGCAATCGTAACGGTGTCTGGGTGATTCGGGAGCAACACAGCAACGCTCAGTAGGGTCATATTAGCCACGCTGTGTTCATAACCACTCGCAATAAAGGCGAACAAGCACCACCAGATCAGAACCAGTTTGGCTGTTTCACTTTTAGCGCGTGAAGCCATCCATAGCGCTAGACAGACCAGCCAGTTACAGAGAATCCCACGGAAAAAGAGCTCCGAAAACGGAAGGCTCATTTTCTTAGCTGCAGCTGCGAAGATCAGATGCTCTGGGGGCGCCGCACTGAATAGTCCAGTTCCTCGAATTAATAGTGCTAAAATCACTGCCCCTGCCACATTCCCTACAAACACAAGCACCCAGTTCTTGACGGTATCCCAAATACTTGTTCTGCCAGCTAGTGTGCTAACCGTAAAGAACATATTATTTCCGGTAAACAGCTCTGATCCAGCAAACACAACAAGAGTCAAGGCAATACCGAAGGATGCACCCATAATGAGAGGTTGGAAAGGTGATTTGGCAGCCGCTAGAGGCGCCCCCAGCGAGAAAATAAGAATAATCCCAATGCCCACATATGCCCCGGCCAAGAGGGCTGCTAGAAAATATCTTGGTAAACTTTCATTCATTTGGTCTCGCTTGCTGACTGCCGCCTCGACAATGTTCTCCACACTTTGTGTAAACATAATACTCCACCCCACCGTTTTCTATTTAATCCTTTACTACAACCTTCGGTGTCTACAAGCTCACTGTCACAATGTCTCCACTAAGGGAGACAGGATAAGTCACAACACTACCTTGATCCGGTGCTTGTACTTCACCCGTGCGAAGATCTATTTTCCAATCATACAGTGGATCATAAAGAAAGTGTCCCGAAACGATCCCTTCAGCAAGCGGACCCCCTTTGGGATGAGGGCTCCGATTCTCCAGCGCATAGATCGCTCCGTCAGAGGTACGAAATACAGCCAGCTCCATATTTCCAGCCACAACTACCCGGCCGATCTGTAACAGGAAATCCTGTACAGTTCCTATCGTATATGTCTGTGTTGCCATTTTCATTGTTTTTCTCCCTTCTGTTTGTGTAATCTATCCGTTAAAGTCTTGTTTCTTCAAAAAGTGCAGTACGTGTGCTGTTGTCATTCAGTATTTTTTTCCAAGGATCTGTGACCTGAGTTAAGGCAAAATCAATCCGCGCCGCAAGCTCTTTACGATTCTCTTCATTGTTGAGAATGACCGTTTGAATCTGTTCTAGCCCCATACGTTCAACCCATTCGGAGGTTCTCTCCAAATAATTTCCGGTTTCACGGTAGTATTGCATCACAGCCGAGCACACTTCAATTAACTCTTCATCGGTCTTCACCTTGCAGAAGGCGTCCGCTATTCGCGGTTTAATACCGCCGTTACCACCGATAAATACTTCCCAACCGCCATCATTACCGACGATACCGATATCCTTCGTGCAGGATTCTGCACAATTACGAGGACAACCGTTAACAGCCATTTTAAACTTCGCCGGAAAATCAAGACGCTCATACTTACGCTCCATAAGAGCGCCCATTCCCATCGAATCTTGTGTGCCAAAACGGCAGAACTGCGAGCCCACACAAGTCTTAACCGTACGAAGAGATTTGGCATAACCGTAACCTGAAGGCATATCCAGCTCTTCCCATACCTTAGGTAAATCCTCTTTTTTCACACCGATCAGATCCAGGCGTTGCCCGCCAGTCACCTTCACAACTTTCACATCATATTTAAGCGAGACATCGGCGATTTTCTTCAGATCCTCTGGTGTTGTTACCCCGCCGTACATGCGTGGTATTACAGTGTAGGTTCCATCCTTTTGAATATTGGCACCCATTCTTTCATTTACAAATCGGGATTCTTTCTCATCTTGATGAGTATCAGGGTTGATCATCCCTAGATAATAGTTAATCGCCGGACGACACTTGGAGCAGCCTTCCTCTTGTTTCCAACCGAGTACATTCATGACCTCTTTTGTTGTTTTAAGACCTTTAGCTGTGATTTCAGCAACAATCTCATCACGGCTAAGCGTTGTACAGCCACAAATACCTTGCTTGGCAGCTTGCTGGAAACTGTCACCCAAGACAAATTCCAGGATTTGTTCTACTACGGGTTTGCAACCCCCACAAGAGCGAGTAGCGCCAGTGCAAGCTTTAATCTCATCCACAGTAGTAAAACCATGTTCGGTGACGGCATCTACGATCGCTTTTTTAGTTACACCGTTACAACCGCAGACAATTTCTTCGTCCGCCATCGTCTCTACGGAAGCACCCTTCTTAGCTCCCCCACCGCAGCATCCCGTTCCCATGACCTCTGTATAAATTTCATCGGTCATTACCGCGCCTTGTTTTACTAACTTTTGCAGATTCGCGGACTCCGTCACATCACCGAACAAGACCGCACCGACAATTACATTATTTTTGAGCAAAATTTTCTTATAGGTTCTCTTCCATTCATCTTTGCTTGAGATCACCGTGTGTTCAGGAGAATCCAAAAACTCACCTGCAGAAAATACATCCACCCCAGATATTTTAAGCTTCGTGGAAACAATGGAACCTTCATAAGGCTTCGTTTCACTACCACATAAATGTTTAGCTAGAACCATGCCTTGCTCAAATAGCGGGGCCACCAGTCCGTAACACACTCCACGATGCTCGGCACATTCGCCGATGGAATATACGTTCTGCATGGAGGTTTGCAGATAATCATCCACTACGATCCCACGTTTTACGGAGATTCCGCTTTCTTTTGCCAACGTTACATTCGGTTTAATTCCGACGGCCATTACCACAAAATCTGCAGCAAGCGTACTGTCATCACTGAACCGCAATCCACTTACTCTCTGTTCCCCGGTCAATTCTACCGTTTGTTTGCCCATAGCAAATTTCACACCTTGACGCTCTAGCTCAGCTTGCAGCATCGAGGAGGCATTCCGATCAAGCTGGCGCTCCATCAGGTCTTCCATTAAATGAACTACAGTAACGTCCATACCTAGGTTCACAAGACCTTTTGCTGCTTCCAGCCCAAGCAATCCCCCGCCGATTACAGCCGCTTTACTATATTGTTTGGCCGCTGCCAGCATCGCATCACAGTCGGAAATATCTCGAAACCCAACCACGCCCTCTTTATCACTGCCAGGCACAGGTAAAATAAAAGAATTCGAGCCTGTCGCAATAATTACTTTGTCGTATGGCACTGACAACCCGTTATCTGCAACAACTTGTTTGGACTCTTCATCAATTCGTGTCACTGTAGTACCCGTGTGCAGGGTAATATTATTGTCTTCATACCAATTCCAGTCGTTTAGGATGATATCATTAAGGGTTTTGCTACCTTCAAGAACATAAGACAACATGATCCGATTGTAATTGGGATGAGGTTCACTTCCAAAGACCGTGATGTCATAAGCTCCACCCAGCTTCAAAATCTGCTCTATCGTACCTATGCCCGCCATACCGTTGCCTACTAACACTAAATTTTCTCTCTTCGCTGTCATGGTTAGGTGCCTCCTCAAGCTTATGAGTACATGCTCAATTTCTCTTCTACATATTGGAATTATACGGTTCAAATTCAAGTCGTCATTGTGATTGCGGTCACTTTAATTGTGAATGTTTTCACACTTTAGTTCGCTAATGATTGTTAGGTATTTTCAAACATAAAAAGCCAGACCAACGATTCTGAAGAACCGTTAATCTGGCTTTGATGTACTATTTTTAGCGTAAAGTTAATAGAATCTCTAAGACATCATGAGGCATAAGCTTCATATCCATCCCATTATCGAGCAGTAGCTTTCCGTTCACCTTCAGCTTCCAGACTTCATTACTTAGCGGGGTATAATCATTAACAGAAAGCACGCTTCTACTACCATCATCCATCTGCACCATACCGCAGCTCTTTAGCAATTCTCTTACAGTTAAATCCTCTTTAAATAACATAATATATGAATGCTGCAAATCTACTTCTACACTTCCGCCGTTCAAAGTCAGCATTACAGTTTGAAGTGGTTCTTGATGGTCCTTAGATTTCGCTGTGAAGACTAGCTGTGAATCATATCCTACAACATTATTCCAATCCGCTTTCCCAATGATTTGACCGTCCATCTGAAGCTCCCAAACCATTCCCGACTCTAGTGAAAAATCCTTTACCGAAAGAATACTTGAGTTATCCTCAGCAAATGTGGCAATATTACTACCTTTCAGTAACTCCATTATTGATATTCCATTTCTGTAGCTCCCACTGAGTGACCTGTCCGATGGTTTGGTAAGCAGTTCTTGATCACCAATCTTAATCGATATCATCGGCCCCTCAGATCCTGCTGCACCATTATTATCATTACTATTAGCATCAGTCTGAGTGGAGCATCCATTTATTATGAATACGATGATTAAGCCTAGCATCAACTTCCACAAATTTCGCGTGGGCATCCTGGCACCGCCTTATCCCGCCTAATGACCCTATAGCGTCTCAGGCTTGTAAAGTTATGTATACTATCTATTTAAGAATAACTTAAACAAGCCTTGTTCTCAAATAAGTAAAAATTCTAGATTCCCTAGAATAGAGTTCTTCTCGAAAATCATATAAACATAGAATTCCTCTATATAGATTATTTTTCTATTCAATACATAATTTTTACATCCCTAGAACAAAAACCGCACACTTGCAGGCTTCCCTTCTTTTGCTCATTCGGCGACATTTCGTTCTCCGCGTTTAAGCATCCTTCCACAACTGGCCAACCTGCCTTCAATTAATCTTAACCATATTTTTCAGGATCATTTCATCTACCTTTTTCAACGGAGGTATCCTCATTGCTTTGCATTGTATAATTTCCCAATAAAAAAAGCCCCCTAAGGGACTCTTTAGAGCTCTATTCGTCTTCACTGGTATCTAGGGAACAATATATTATTCTCCAGATGTACATGTTCAAAAGTCATACTCTCCAGCTCTTCCAGCCGAGCATATGTTAATCGATAGGTCGTACAAGCATGCGCCGGTGGAGTGAAATCATCTGTAACACTACGTATTTTTCTCAAAATATCGCCCGCACCATCATGCTCATTCTCCAGCTCAGACAATGACTCGCGGATTGCTGTCAAGCCTTCTTCAGTAGGATTAGCATCGTACGTCAACAGCTTAGGAAACTCATCTTCTTCTTCTTTAGCCGTATGCGTAAGTAGTTCTTCCTTTAGTGTGTTAAACAAGTCATATAACTCAGCCAGATGAGGAGAATCGCCACCATGCACTCGATACACCTTAGTTACATTTTGGCTAATGAGGGGTAGCTCTTCACGGAGATAACGGTGATGTTTGTTTATGATATGGTCAATTAACTCTTCAGAAGGTGCAGTATTCCAAGCGATTTCCTCTCCGGGTACTGGATACTCTTCGAACAGCTTGTTAAGATCACTGATGATTAGCTCTTGATCCAGACCACGTTCAGCCGCCGCTTCAGCAAGAGGTTTAGCTCCACCGCAACAGAAATCAATCCGTTTTGCCTTGAAATAATCTGCTGCTTTAGGGAACTGCAATACAATATCTCTAACTAGCGCATCTGGGGTAAACCCAGCTTGTACCGATTGTGCTTGCTTCGAATCCGAAATACTATCATTAAGTTGTTTAGTTTCCATTATAGCTCCTCCTTGGGTTATGGGATTAGGTTTTGAATAAATCTTATCCACTTCTTCACCTTAACCCTGAAAGGAACTTTGACTTGTGATTGTACGCACGGAAATTGTATCTTATTTTTGAACGAAATTGGAGATTAATGCACATGCAAAATAAACGCAAAAAAAGCACCTTTACCTACAAAGGTGCTTGTTCAACTCTCTTTATTGCACATAAGCCTGCATATACGTCCGCTGTCCCTTTGAATCCTTCAAATAAGGTCCCAACCCGGCAAAACGCGAGTGATCCATATAGACACCGGTCATCCATCTTCCTTCCGTCAAGCCCCCATTCCATTTAAGGACAAGATCAGGCGCGGAAATCCATTCCTGAAAGACTCGGATATTCTGATCTTTGTATTCTTTACATGGCTTAGACCGCTCAATAAGGTGAAACTCATTAAGATATGTTGGAACGAAATAAGAGGATATCGTATGCAAATCATCATCGTCAAAAAAAGGCTCATCGCCTAAAAAGGGCTTGAATAATACGGTGTTCTCGTACATGGACCAAATTACTGCTTGCAGCACCATGCTCTGGCGAATGCCGTTATGAAACTTATATTGTCGCTCTTGATTCACCGCATTTTCCTCTTCGAGAGGTTCCGTCGACTCCAGACAGTGCCGTTCACAGCCAATACATTTCCAGCCGGTCGGACTCTGAATCCATTTTTGAAAAATAGTTCCGCTATCATTGTTCCCTTTGTAGAGTGAAGAGATAATGCTGTAAGGCACGCCAATCCACGCATCCCATAAGGAATCAGGAAGATGGCTATGCAGCATGAACAACGTCTTGTCATAGATGAGCTGTACTTTGATAGAAGCATTCTCTAGCTCAGCAACATCCTTTTTTCCATACGTTATTTCCCGGGAAAACAGGGTCGTCTTCGTCTTCATCTCCCTCGCCTCCTAATAGTTTTGCTATGCCTGTACTCCAGCTGAGTAGTTTTGAGCAAAAACCAAATACGCGAGCGCTTCCATTCAAGGATCATACAATGTTTTTCTATTATATTACAATTATTTTTAAACTGTGCAAGTTTTTTTCAAGCATAAAGGATTGGAACAAAACTGTCACTGTCTAATATTTAGAAATTGAAAAGCCCTTTTTCCACCATTTCGGAAAAAGGGCCACAACATTACTGTGAATTTTAGTCTACCCAGCTCTCAGCCCAAGACTGAATTTGCTGCATAACAGGCTGCAATGCACGGCCTTTATCTGTTAATTCATACTCAATACGTACGGGTGTCTCTGGGTATACATGCCTAACCAGGATACCCTCACCTTCCAAATCCTTCATCCGCTCGGACAGCATCTTATCGCTCATTGAAGGAATGAGGCCGGAGATATCTTTAAACCGCTTCGGTCCACTCATCAATGTCTGAATAATAAGTCCATTCCAACGTTTGCCTAAGAAAGAGAAGGCTGTTTCAAATCTGGGACACATCGCAAATTGATGTTCTTCCATTGTTCTCACCTCTCACTAGCGAAACTTACTATTAGTTAGTATATATAATATTAACACATTTTAACCTTGATGAACATCGTTTACCAAAAAAAGTTCATCTGACTCTATTATTATATCCCCAATGTCAATCCCCCACAGGTCCTTTAGATCCCCGCCCGGCAATCGCTTCGGTTACGATTTGTGCCAAGTCGTCATTTCCAAATAACGAAAGCACACCCAGGACTGTATCATCAGAAATGTCCCCTGCTTCCTCCGCAGAAACCGTGAGGGAAAGCGCATGACGCAAAGCTTCATTCCCTTCTTGCTGCGGATAGGCCTGCAAATAAAGCGCATGCGGATCGAGGCCTTGATTGACGCACCACTGAGCAAAGACAAGGATCATCATCTCTTCTTCGCGCTTATAGCTTTCGATGATCTGTTCCTCCACTAATTTACGGTTATCCTCCATATATTCTTCTCCTTTCTCGGAGACCTCATTCAGCAAGCTGTGCCGCCAGCATATGACTAGGCAGTACCGCTGAAGCAGCAATGCTGCATTGCTCCGGTGTATTTATATTGCTAAGAAAATCGTTCACCACTCCACTAAAACCTCTTCTATCCAGCACAGTATCCCAGCTTCCAAAGCTTTGAATTTGCGGCTTGGCATCCTTTTTATAAAGAACAGCCTTGTCCAGATCCACCACTTCCACTGATCTGCCATACCCATGTAGCTCAAGCTTCTCCACATCCACGCCAGCTTCACGAATCATACTGTACATCCCTACTGCGCCATGTTTCCAGCTGAGCATTCCAGATGCCTGTAGAAGACGACCTGCTTCATTAGATTGAAGATGATTACGAAGCCGTTCATAATGATCTCCACACAACCACAACAGCAAATCAAGCATATGGATCAAATCATCATGCACAGTTTCGCGGCTGGTACCCGTCTGTAGCTTCGTTCGATGTTTTATCGCACTACAATGGCTAATCCCACCGACTTCCTCAAGCCATTGCTTAGCGGTAACATACATAGGGGCAAAACGGCGATTAAAGCCCACTCCTAGCAAAAGCCCTTTATCTTGTGCTAACTCCGCCATCCTTCTGGACTCTTCAAAATCATAGGACAGCGGCTTATCTACATATACCGAAATCCCATGTTCGAGACATTTTGTTACTATATCATAATGTGTAGTCGTTGGGCTATGTACAAATACTGCATCCAGATCCCAAGAAAACAGCTCATCCAGATTCGTCGTACCTTTAGGAAAACGGTAAGTTTGAACGGCCTGCTCCACCGTTGTCGGTGAATGACTAAGAACACCAACTACCTCCGCATGTTCATGCTGAGAGAGCAGTGGCAAATATACTTTGCGGGCGATATTGCCGATTCCTATTATGGCGACTCTTTTACGTTCAGATGCAATCATTGATCTTCCCCCCTCTCAATACTTCAATAACTCGTTCATTCTCTCTTTGTTCTCTACAAATGCTATTATACCTGCTTCTCATTCTCTGACAATTGATCTTTACTTCAATATTTACTTCTTTTCCCTTATGATGAGATGAATGAGTGGAAGAAGGGGCATATTATCTATGAAGAAATGGTTCTCGATTATTCTTTATGTTTCGGCCACAATCCTTGCGTTTATCTACAGATATGACATCCTAAGCTGGATGAAAGAGGATCATAATCTTTTCAGTTCCATAGGGATTGCAACTTTACTGGCTTTGTTTCCAGTTGTACCTTACAAAGCTGTCATCGGGTTCTTCGGTTATGCTTACGGGAGTTTAGCGGGTGCTATAATCTGCTGGCTGGCTACAAATCTTGCTGCGGCAATCCTTTTTGGCGTTGTAAAATACTTATTTCAAAGCCAGGCAAGAGCTTACTTAGCCTCCATACCCGCGCTCGAAAAGTTCACAGCCGGCATAGAACGACGGCCTTTCGCTTCAATTGTCCTTGCTCGTCTCGTGCCGATCATTCCCCAAACAGCGGTCAACATCTACGCCGGAGCCGCTGGTCTGCCTTTTTGGAGCTATATTGCAGCTTCTGGCATAGGAAAAATACCGGGGATTGCCTTATACGCCTTTCTCGGAGATCATCTGTTGCAGAATCCCGGAAGTGCAATTACAGCCATCATTGTGTATGCCGCAGTACTGATTATTGCTGGACTGAGTTTGCGTCCCCGCTCTCAAGAAGTGAAAAATCATCGTTAGTGAAGAACTATTTGCTCGCAAACTGGCAGGCAGTTAGTATTTGCTTTATAATTAAATTGTGATCTATTTAATTGCATTATGTGAAATGGAGGGATATCAATGAGTGAACATCAGACTAACCATATAAATACCAAGACAGAAAAAGCAACCTTTGCAGGCGGATGCTTCTGGTGCATGGTCTCGCCGTTCGAAGAATTGCCAGGTATCATTAGTGTCGTCTCTGGCTATACCGGCGGTCATACTGTAAACCCGACCTATGAAGAGGTTTGTTCGGAAACGACAGGACATGTTGAAGCTGTACAAATTACGTTCAACCCAGATATTTTCCCTTATAGCAAGTTACTTGAGCTGTTCTGGCAGCAAATTGACCCTACCGACGCAGGTGGACAATTCCATGATCGCGGGACTTCTTACGGAACAGCGATCTTTACCTATTCGGAGGAACAAAAACAACAAGCAGAAGCTTCCAAGGCAGCTCTGCAAGCAAGCGGTCGATTCTCTAGTCCGATTGTAACTCCGATTCTCCCGGCAACCACCTTCTATCCCGCCGAAGAATATCATCAGGGCTACCATCGTAAGAATCCCGGCCACTACAAACGTTACCGTAAAGGTTCCGGCCGAGAAGATTTTATCGAAACTCACTGGACACATAAAGAGGACAAACAAAGCTTGAAAGAACGTCTAACACCACTTCAATATGAAGTCACTCAGAATAGTGCAACAGAATCACCTTTTCGAAATGATTTCTGGGATCACCATGGAGATGGCATTTATGTAGATATCGTATCTGGTGAGCCGTTATTCAGCTCGCAGGATAAATACGATTCCGGTTGCGGCTGGCCAAGTTTTACCCGTCCGATCCGGGACTACGCTGTGAAGGAAAAGACAGACCTCAGTCATTTGATGGTTCGCACAGAAGTACGCAGCAAAGTAGCAGACTCTCACCTAGGTCATGTCTTCGACGATGGTCCCGGAGAAAACGGGCTACGCTACTGTATAAATTCAGCAGCATTGCGATTTGTACCTAAAGAGGATCTAGAGAAAGAAGGCTATGGAGAGTATCGCGTGCTCTTCCAGTCTGCCTAATTTTCAATCTTCTGCACAAAAGAAAAAATATCGTCCTTTTATTAGAAAAGCCCTCAATCCATGTGAAGTGCACCCCTTAGAATAGACATTGGAAAAAACCCCTGGTTTATCCGATGAAATTCTAGGGGGTGCATTTTTATGGCGATTAAAGGACAGAAGTTTAAAAATTACTCAGATGAGATTAAAAAAGAGGCCATTCGTTTACATGTGGAGGAAAGATGGACTTATCGGAAAATTACGGAGCATTTTGAGATACAAGATCAAGGACGGGTAAAGAGATGGATGAAGAAATACCGAGAGCTAGGGGAATTTGGGCTACTAGATCAACGGGGGCGTCGTATTGAATATATCGATCAAGATAGGTATGTTCAAAAGCTCAAACGGGAAAATGAAATGCTAAAAAAGTGTTTGGAAATCTGGATGCAGGAGGTGAAACGCACAAATATAGAGTCATTGAGAACGCTGCAAAAGAGTATGCCGTTAGCAACCTGTGTAAACTCTTTAGGGTCTCTAGAAGTGGATACTACGCTTTCCTGAAGCGCAAAGGAACAGATCGGGATCAGGAAGCAAAGGCGCTCATTCAGAAGGTCTATGAAAGGTATGAAGGAGTCTACGGTTATCGCCAAATTCAATTGTTCTTGCTACAAGACCACGGGGTTTGGATGAATCATAAGAAGGTACTCAGAATTATGCAGGATTTAGGCATTCGTTCGAGGATCCGCCGAAAACATCGTTGTAATTATGCTACTTCTGAAGGAGACCGTGTGGCGAAAAATATTTTGAAACGGGATTTCAAAGCGGATGCTCCCAACCAAAAATGGGTGACAGACATTACGCAATATCGTGTAGGCGAAAAGTGGCTCTATCTTTCTGCGATTAAAGATTTATTCAATAACGAAATTATCGCTTATCAAATGAGCGCTAGGAACGACAACGAACTGGTTCTCCGGACCTTTGAGCAGGCGTGGAGTCAGCAAAAAGACGTGACTGGACTGATCGTTCACAGCGATCAGGGATTCCAATACACGTCTCATGCATACCACGACATGCTGCCAAAGGTTGGGGCCCGAATCAGCATGTCTCGCCGAGGCAATTGTTATGACAACGCCTCTATGGAGAGCTTCTTCTCGCATCTCAAAACGGAAGGACTCTATCCTTATGATATCCGAAATATGGATGAGGCACAAAGGAAAATTGAAGATTACATTCGATTTTATAACCAACATCGGCCACAACGAAGGTTAAATAAGCTGCCTCCGGTAGAGTACCGGAAACAGCTTATTGCCTAGGGTCTTTTTTCAGTGTCTATAAAATGGGGGCTTGACCAATGTAATACCTTGGATTGAGGGCTTTTTAATTTCATAGCGCCTACTCTTTCTCTGAGTCCTTATTAGCCTTCAGATCATCTTCTGAAGCTGCCTCCTTGATCTCTTTTGCCGCAGGAATGATTTGCTCTCTGTTCAGCTCCTTATTTCGTTGACGCATCCTCTCGGTCTGCTGCTCCCGACGCTCGCGAATATTTTTGCGGGAAACTAGAACGACAGCTAGGATAATGGCTACTCCAATTAGTATCGGTAACGCTCCTGCAAGGATAACGACAATCCACTGAAACATAACAGATAGTGCATTCAAGCTTCCTTTTAGAGCATCTGAAGCACGTTCCAGTAACGGTCCTTGCTCTTCCTTCTCTTTGACAGCAATGCTTTCATCCGTCTGATACACTCTCAGTTCTACTGTAGAGAATGATACATTCTGATTAATATATCTCATTCTACCTTTAATCTGCTCAATGGTTTCCTGAATCGAACCAAGCTCGTTCGCGAAGGCGACCAGATCCGTGGATTTCGTTGCTTTTTTCATAAACTCTGTATATTGTGCTTCCATTAACTGCTTGGCCTTCAAACGCGACTCCAGATCAACATACTCTTCAGAGACATCTTGTCCTTGAATGCTGCGCTGTAGAGATTCGTGTTTTACTTGTTCTAATTTATTCAGAAAAGGGGAGAATCCGGAGGCAGGCACCTTAAGGATAAACGTCCCACCTTGCTCGTACTGCGACATATTTTCATTAAACTCAATAATATATCCATTTGCCATGGTTACTAAATTACGTATTTCAGTCTGTGCTTTTCCATAGTCTTCTACTTCCATGTTAAGATTCGCTTTATAGATCAGCTTCTTGTTCAAGCCCGCTACTACATCACTACCAGTAAATCCTGCACTTGCTTGAATTGTATTGTCTGGTGTGGATCCCTTTACAGCCAAGTTATCGCCGCCGCCACCTGTTTCTGTCTCAGGAGCTGCCGCGGTACTCTGGTCCGCAGATGAGGCCATCGAGCTTTGCGTTTGTACCTCTGCTGCTGCATTGTTACTCGTACTACCATTTTCTTTTGCCGAACTATCTGCCGCTGAATTCCTATCCGCTGAGCCACACCCCGCCAAGACCACCGTAAGAATTAATAAACATAAGTAATGCAGACCCCATTTGCGCATTCTCATTCCTCCAAAAATGTAATAGATACCGCTTGCACGGATCATAATATCGTTCCGGAATGTCTTGTTCTAAGCAGATCTCTTCCGTCACTCTATACTATGACGTTCCAAAACTTGGAAGGTTGCACTTAAAAATGGAATGAAAAACAGTTTCTTTTGAGTTATGCTCTCTAAACAGAACAAAAGCCGCATTTCTGCGACTCTTTTAGTTTAAAGCTATTATATTTCGTGCCAAAATCAACCTGGGTTAGCAGCACTTTGTTTAATGACATACACGCCATCTGGTAGCGATCCGCTTAATAATCTCGCTGTGTAAATATCAACATCATAACTATTAGTACTTACAAGAACTGAAGAACCCTGAACATTAACATAATTCTTCTCTGTGATTACACCAAATGAGTTATTCATAATAGGCGTGTATTCCATCCAAGCATAGTTGTACGGATTTACTGATGCAGTTGTCGTGTTACTGCCACCATAAGTATTGGACCATGATGAGCCACCTGTAATACCAGCACTTACCGCTGTTTGTTTTGCGGTTACACCAAAGCTAGTATTCGCAATATAGCCTTGAGATACTGAATAGCTAATGTTTAACAACGAATTTACAGAAGCACTGTTATATACAGGTTGAGAGATTCTTCTAGTCAAGCCACTTCTAGTGACATAGGAGACATAACCATTTTGTTGATAGGAGTAGATCGTTGTTTGGTAAGCATCTCTAGGTGCAATAGCAGAGGCACTTGCAAAGGAAGAATCCGTTTTGAACAGAGGTACACTTGCCAACAGCCCCTCTTTAGCAGCCTCTACAGCTTGTCCTTGCGCAAGAATGTCATTGTACTCTTCTACAGAAATTTCTGACAATCCCGTAGCTGAGGCTTTATAGACTTTTATGATTTCTGATTCACTCTTTTGAGGAGCTTCGTCATTATGTACACCTTCCGCACCTGCATAAAGCGGTAAGCACAATATGAACATTAGGGCAAAAGGGAATAA
This Paenibacillus sp. FSL R5-0345 DNA region includes the following protein-coding sequences:
- a CDS encoding formate/nitrite transporter family protein, with the protein product MFTQSVENIVEAAVSKRDQMNESLPRYFLAALLAGAYVGIGIILIFSLGAPLAAAKSPFQPLIMGASFGIALTLVVFAGSELFTGNNMFFTVSTLAGRTSIWDTVKNWVLVFVGNVAGAVILALLIRGTGLFSAAPPEHLIFAAAAKKMSLPFSELFFRGILCNWLVCLALWMASRAKSETAKLVLIWWCLFAFIASGYEHSVANMTLLSVAVLLPNHPDTVTIAGWIHNMIPVTLGNIIGGGVFVGMAYWMISPVRSTQTKR
- the nirD gene encoding nitrite reductase small subunit NirD; protein product: MKMATQTYTIGTVQDFLLQIGRVVVAGNMELAVFRTSDGAIYALENRSPHPKGGPLAEGIVSGHFLYDPLYDWKIDLRTGEVQAPDQGSVVTYPVSLSGDIVTVSL
- the nirB gene encoding nitrite reductase large subunit NirB, whose translation is MTAKRENLVLVGNGMAGIGTIEQILKLGGAYDITVFGSEPHPNYNRIMLSYVLEGSKTLNDIILNDWNWYEDNNITLHTGTTVTRIDEESKQVVADNGLSVPYDKVIIATGSNSFILPVPGSDKEGVVGFRDISDCDAMLAAAKQYSKAAVIGGGLLGLEAAKGLVNLGMDVTVVHLMEDLMERQLDRNASSMLQAELERQGVKFAMGKQTVELTGEQRVSGLRFSDDSTLAADFVVMAVGIKPNVTLAKESGISVKRGIVVDDYLQTSMQNVYSIGECAEHRGVCYGLVAPLFEQGMVLAKHLCGSETKPYEGSIVSTKLKISGVDVFSAGEFLDSPEHTVISSKDEWKRTYKKILLKNNVIVGAVLFGDVTESANLQKLVKQGAVMTDEIYTEVMGTGCCGGGAKKGASVETMADEEIVCGCNGVTKKAIVDAVTEHGFTTVDEIKACTGATRSCGGCKPVVEQILEFVLGDSFQQAAKQGICGCTTLSRDEIVAEITAKGLKTTKEVMNVLGWKQEEGCSKCRPAINYYLGMINPDTHQDEKESRFVNERMGANIQKDGTYTVIPRMYGGVTTPEDLKKIADVSLKYDVKVVKVTGGQRLDLIGVKKEDLPKVWEELDMPSGYGYAKSLRTVKTCVGSQFCRFGTQDSMGMGALMERKYERLDFPAKFKMAVNGCPRNCAESCTKDIGIVGNDGGWEVFIGGNGGIKPRIADAFCKVKTDEELIEVCSAVMQYYRETGNYLERTSEWVERMGLEQIQTVILNNEENRKELAARIDFALTQVTDPWKKILNDNSTRTALFEETRL
- the ric gene encoding iron-sulfur cluster repair di-iron protein; amino-acid sequence: METKQLNDSISDSKQAQSVQAGFTPDALVRDIVLQFPKAADYFKAKRIDFCCGGAKPLAEAAAERGLDQELIISDLNKLFEEYPVPGEEIAWNTAPSEELIDHIINKHHRYLREELPLISQNVTKVYRVHGGDSPHLAELYDLFNTLKEELLTHTAKEEEDEFPKLLTYDANPTEEGLTAIRESLSELENEHDGAGDILRKIRSVTDDFTPPAHACTTYRLTYARLEELESMTFEHVHLENNILFPRYQ
- a CDS encoding winged helix-turn-helix transcriptional regulator; the protein is MEEHQFAMCPRFETAFSFLGKRWNGLIIQTLMSGPKRFKDISGLIPSMSDKMLSERMKDLEGEGILVRHVYPETPVRIEYELTDKGRALQPVMQQIQSWAESWVD